A window of Vigna unguiculata cultivar IT97K-499-35 chromosome 4, ASM411807v1, whole genome shotgun sequence contains these coding sequences:
- the LOC114181783 gene encoding vacuolar protein sorting-associated protein 32 homolog 2-like has translation MFSRMFGKPKQETNAVATLDKLNETLEMLEKKEKVLLKKVGAEVEKAKEFTRGKNKRAAIQCLKRKRLYEQQIEQLGNFQLRIHDQMIMLEGAKATTETVDALRTGAAAMKAMQKATNIDDVDKTMDEINEQTENMKQIQDALSAPIGAAADFDEDELEAELEELEGAELEEQLLQPATTTPAAPVQVPAGRQPTRPVASKPTPEEDELAALQAEMAL, from the exons ATGTTTAGCCGCATGTTTGGTAAACCTAAACAGGAGACCAATGCTGTTGCCACTTTGGACAAGTTAAACGAG ACACTTGAAATGCTGGAGAAAAAGGAGAAAGTGCTCCTTAAAAAGGTTGGAGCAGAAGTTGAAAAGGCCAAAGAGTTCACAAGGGGGAAGAACAAAAGGG CGGCAATACAATGTCTGAAGCGGAAGAGGCTATATGAACAACAAATAGAGCAGCTTGGAAATTTCCAGTTGCGTATTCATGATCAG ATGATAATGTTGGAAGGTGCTAAAGCCACCACAGAAACCGTTGACGCATTAAGAACAGGAGCAGCTGCTATGAAGGCTATGCAAAAAGCAAC gaACATTGATGATGTTGACAAGACCATGGATGAGATCAACGAACAGACTGAGAACATGAAACAGATTCAGGATGCATTATCAGCTCCAATTGGTGCAGCTGCTGATTTTGACGAG GATGAATTGGAAGCGGAACTTGAAGAACTGGAAGGTGCTGAGTTGGAAGAACAGCTTCTTCAGCCAGCTACTACAACTCCTGCAGCCCCAGTGCAGGTCCCAGCTGGGCGGCAACCTACTCGCCCTGTTGCTTCAAAGCCAACTCCTGAAGAAGATGAATTGGCAGCTCTGCAAGCTGAGATGGCACTTTGA
- the LOC114182358 gene encoding meiotic nuclear division protein 1 homolog isoform X1, whose protein sequence is MSKKRGLSLEEKREKMLQIFYESQDFFLLKELEKMGPRKGVIAQSVKDVVQSLVDDDLVSKDKIGTSVYFWSLPSCAGNQLRNVYRKLDSDLQNSKNRHAQLVEQCQELKKGREESEERAEAVADLKAVEQQHNELKVELEKYRDNDPAAFEAMREAIVVAQASANRWTDNIFTLRHWCSNNFPEAKEQLENLYKEVGLTDDFDYLELVAPVPLKAVAE, encoded by the exons ATG TCGAAGAAAAGGGGTCTCTCTTTGGAAGAGAAGCGGGAGAAGATGCTTCAAATCTTTTACGAGTCCCAAGACTTCTTCCTG cTGAAGGAGCTCGAGAAGATGGGTCCCAGAAAGGGTGTCATTGCTCAGTCTGTGAAAGATGTTGTACAAAGTTTAGTGGATGATGACCTTGTTTCCAAAGACAAGATTGGAACATCT GTGTATTTCTGGAGTCTACCTAGCTGTGCTGGTAATCAG CTTAGAAATGTGTACCGCAAACTTGATTCTGATCTTCAAAACAGTAAAAATCGGCATGCTCAACTTGTTGAGCAATGTCAGGAGCTAAAGAAGGGGCGAGAGGAATCT GAGGAACGAGCGGAGGCCGTTGCAGATCTGAAAGCCGTTGAGCAACAGCACAATGAATTGAAG GTTGAGTTGGAAAAGTATAGAGATAACGATCCGGCTGCCTTTGAAGCAATGA GAGAAGCAATTGTAGTTGCCCAGGCATCGGCAAACAGATGGACAG ACAACATTTTCACCCTGAGGCATTGGTGTTCGAACAATTTCCCCGAGGCTAAGGAACAACTTGAAAATTTGTACAAGGAG GTTGGTCTAACAGATGATTTTGACTATTTGGAGTTAGTAGCACCAGTCCCACTCAAAGCAGTTGCTGAATAA
- the LOC114182358 gene encoding meiotic nuclear division protein 1 homolog isoform X2, translating into MSKKRGLSLEEKREKMLQIFYESQDFFLELEKMGPRKGVIAQSVKDVVQSLVDDDLVSKDKIGTSVYFWSLPSCAGNQLRNVYRKLDSDLQNSKNRHAQLVEQCQELKKGREESEERAEAVADLKAVEQQHNELKVELEKYRDNDPAAFEAMREAIVVAQASANRWTDNIFTLRHWCSNNFPEAKEQLENLYKEVGLTDDFDYLELVAPVPLKAVAE; encoded by the exons ATG TCGAAGAAAAGGGGTCTCTCTTTGGAAGAGAAGCGGGAGAAGATGCTTCAAATCTTTTACGAGTCCCAAGACTTCTTCCTG GAGCTCGAGAAGATGGGTCCCAGAAAGGGTGTCATTGCTCAGTCTGTGAAAGATGTTGTACAAAGTTTAGTGGATGATGACCTTGTTTCCAAAGACAAGATTGGAACATCT GTGTATTTCTGGAGTCTACCTAGCTGTGCTGGTAATCAG CTTAGAAATGTGTACCGCAAACTTGATTCTGATCTTCAAAACAGTAAAAATCGGCATGCTCAACTTGTTGAGCAATGTCAGGAGCTAAAGAAGGGGCGAGAGGAATCT GAGGAACGAGCGGAGGCCGTTGCAGATCTGAAAGCCGTTGAGCAACAGCACAATGAATTGAAG GTTGAGTTGGAAAAGTATAGAGATAACGATCCGGCTGCCTTTGAAGCAATGA GAGAAGCAATTGTAGTTGCCCAGGCATCGGCAAACAGATGGACAG ACAACATTTTCACCCTGAGGCATTGGTGTTCGAACAATTTCCCCGAGGCTAAGGAACAACTTGAAAATTTGTACAAGGAG GTTGGTCTAACAGATGATTTTGACTATTTGGAGTTAGTAGCACCAGTCCCACTCAAAGCAGTTGCTGAATAA
- the LOC114182390 gene encoding probable LRR receptor-like serine/threonine-protein kinase At4g29180 produces MGSSIGFILLLTLCVVLIALVQAQQQIGFVSIDCGSSENLYTDESIKIMYTGDGSYIQSGVIKNISTEYNYPNNPNLPQVLSDLRSFPNGERNCYSIAGLRSDSLYLIRAYFLYGNYDGENKPPEFDLYVDVNFWSTVKFRNASEELVLEIISLAQSDVTYVCLVNKGTGTPFISGLELRPVNSSVYNTEFGEPASLTLFKRWDIGSLNGSGRYEDDIYDRIWSPFNSSSWDSVSTSEPINVNGDGFRPPFEVIRTAARPKNGTDTLELSWTPDDPSWKFYVYLYFAEVEQLEKNQLRKFNISWNGSPLFDSIVPRHLFATTLSNSKSLVANEHRISIRKTEDSTLPPILNAVEIYVVKLDALATFQQDVDAMVDIKESYKIQRNWMGDPCEPKNHSWEGLTCNYSTSVPPRIISLNMSSSSLSGTITSAISNLSSLESLDLHNNSLTGAVPEFLEELKSLKYLDLKDNLFSGSVPVTLLERSRAGKLTLRVDDKNLGGSGGSSNKTVKIVVPIVVSVSVIVILVAFIIFWKHRRNERSDEEISMLNKRGKNVTTKNWQYTYSEVLEITNNFEKVIGKGGFGIVYSGQMRDGKEVAVKMLSPSSSQGPKEFQTEAELLMTVHHKNLVSFVGYCDDDNKMALIYEHMVNGSLKDFLFLSDGNSHCLSWERRIQIAIDAAEGLDYLHHGCMPPIVHRDVKSANILLSQDLEAKIADFGLSKEFRKDNQKQQSHVIHTDATNDQSAIMGTTGYLDPEYYKLGGLTEKSDIYSFGIVLLELITGRPAIFKGNTIMHILEWLRPELERGELNKILDPRLQGKFGANSGWRALGIALQCSASTSIQRPTMSVVIAELKQCLTMESPSNTETFVPPPKQIYTEFYSSSEAHSYDSESITYSFPR; encoded by the exons ATGGGAAGTTCGATTGGGTTCATACTGTTGCTGACACTCTGTGTTGTCCTCATAGCTTTGGTTCAGGCACAACAACAAATAG GCTTTGTAAGCATTGATTGCGGTAGTTCGGAAAATTTGTACACAGATGAgtcaattaaaataatgtacACAGGTGATGGATCATATATACAGAGTGGGGTTATTAAGAACATCTCCACTGAGTATAATTACCCAAACAATCCCAATCTGCCACAAGTACTCTCAGATCTCAGAAGTTTTCCCAACGGAGAAAGGAACTGTTATAGTATAGCAGGTTTGAGAAGTGACAGTTTATATCTGATCAGAGCTTACTTCTTGTATGGAAACTATGATGGAGAAAACAAGCCTCCAGAGTTTGATCTCTATGTTGATGTCAATTTCTGGTCAACAGTGAAATTCAGAAATGCCTCGGAGGAACTTGTGCTTGAAATAATCAGTTTGGCACAATCAGATGTGACATATGTTTGCCTTGTGAACAAGGGAACAGGAACTCCTTTTATCTCAGGATTAGAGCTTAGACCAGTTAATAGTTCTGTTTACAACACTGAGTTTGGGGAACCTGCTTCGCTAACACTTTTCAAACGATGGGACATTGGGTCACTCAATGGAAGTGGTAGATACGAGGATGATATTTATGATAGAATCTGGTCCCCTTTCAATTCTTCATCCTGGGATTCTGTCAGCACTTCTGAGCCAATAAATGTCAATGGTGATGGCTTTAGACCACCATTTGAAGTTATTAGGACTGCTGCTAGACCAAAGAATGGCACTGATACTTTGGAGCTTTCTTGGACCCCAGATGATCCAAGTTGGAAATTTTATGTGTACTTGTACTTTGCTGAAGTGGAGCAGCTTGAGAAAAACCAGCTCAGGAAATTCAATATATCTTGGAATGGATCTCCATTGTTTGATTCCATAGTACCTCGCCATTTGTTTGCGACCACCCTTTCTAATTCAAAATCTTTGGTGGCAAATGAACATCGTATTTCCATACGCAAAACAGAAGATTCAACCCTTCCACCTATTCTTAATGCAGTTGAGATTTATGTAGTGAAGCTAGATGCACTTGCAACATTTCAACAAGATG TTGATGCTATGGTGGATATAAAGGAAAGCtataaaattcaaagaaattgGATGGGTGATCCATGTGAGCCAAAGAATCACTCTTGGGAAGGCTTAACATGCAACTATAGCACTTCAGTTCCTCCCAGAATTATATCTCT gaATATGAGCTCCAGCAGTTTGAGTGGAACAATAACTTCTGCCATTTCCAATCTCTCGTCGCTGGAATCTTT gGATTTACACAACAATAGCTTAACGGGAGCAGTGCCTGAGTTCTTGGAAGAATTGAAATCCCTTAAATATTT GGATTTAAAGGACAATCTATTTTCTGGTTCAGTTCCTGTCACTCTTTTAGAAAGATCAAGGGCTGGGAAACTTACATTGAG GGTGGATGATAAAAATCTTGGTGGCTCAGGAGGGAGTAGTAATAAAACCGTTAAAATTGTGGTTCCCATAGTGGTATCAGTATCAGTTATAGTTATATTGGTTGCTTTCATTATCTTTTGGAAACATAGAAGAAATGAACGATCAG ATGAGGAGATCAGTATGCTGAACAAAAGAGGGAAAAATGTAACAACGAAGAACTGGCAATACACGTATTCGGAAGTATTGGAAATCACCAACAACTTTGAAAAGGTCATTGGCAAGGGAGGATTTGGAATTGTGTATAGTGGGCAGATGAGAGATGGCAAAGAAGTTGCGGTTAAGATGCTTTCTCCATCATCATCTCAGGGCCCAAAAGAATTTCAAACTGAG GCTGAGCTTTTGATGACAGTTCATCACAAAAATTTGGTATCCTTCGTTGGTTATTGTGATGATGATAACAAGATGGCTCTCATATACGAGCACATGGTCAATGGCAGCCTGaaagattttctctttctctctg ATGGAAATTCACATTGCTTGAGTTGGGAAAGAAGAATACAGATAGCAATCGATGCCGCTGAGG GGTTGGATTACCTACACCATGGTTGCATGCCACCAATAGTACACAGGGATGTAAAGTCAGCAAACATTCTTTTAAGTCAAGATTTAGAAGCCAAGATAGCAGATTTTGGCCTCTCCAAGGAGTTTAGGAAAGATAACCAAAAACAACAATCTCATGTGATTCATACTGATGCTACAAATGACCAATCTGCAATAATGGGCACAACAGGGTACCTTGACCCAGA GTACTACAAATTAGGGGGGTTGACAGAGAAAAGTGACATCTACAGCTTTGGAATTGTTCTACTTGAATTAATCACAGGTCGCCCTGCAATATTTAAAGGCAACACAATAATGCACATACTTGAGTGGCTAAGACCTGAGCTTGAAAGAGGagaattgaataaaattttagatcCAAGGCTCCAAGGAAAATTTGGTGCAAATTCTGGGTGGAGAGCTTTAGGAATAGCATTGCAATGTTCTGCATCAACCTCCATTCAGAGACCTACAATGAGTGTTGTGATAGCAGAGTTAAAACAGTGTTTGACAATGGAATCTCCTAGTAACACTGAAACATTTGTGCCCCCTCCAAAACAAATCTACACTGAATTCTACAGTTCGTCAGAAGCACATTCTTATGATAGTGAATCTATCACCTATTCTTTCCCAAGATAG
- the LOC114180369 gene encoding vacuolar protein sorting-associated protein 32 homolog 2-like, which translates to MFSHFFNKRKPQHDPITVLEKLNETLELLEKKEDVLLKKVNAEKEKAIEFIRGKNKRGAAQCVKRKKMYEQQIEQLGNFQLRIHDQMIMLEGATVTTETVAALRTGAAAMKAVQKATKIDDVDKTMDEITQQTENMRMIQEALSSPIGAASEFDEDELEAELEELEACELEEQLLQPATTAPAVSVQAPAPAERKPTRPVMSTSELDELTALQAEMAL; encoded by the exons ATGTTCAGCCACTTCTTTAACAAACGTAAACCACAACACGATCCTATTACCGTCTTAGAAAAGTTAAACGAG ACACTTGAACTGCTTGAGAAAAAGGAGGATGTGCTTCTTAAGAAAGTGAATGCAGAAAAGGAAAAGGCCATAGAATTCATTAGAGGAAAGAACAAAAGAG GGGCAGCGCAATGtgtgaagaggaagaagatgtaTGAACAGCAAATAGAGCAGCTTGGAAATTTCCAGTTGCGTATCCACGACCAG ATGATAATGCTGGAAGGTGCTACAGTTACCACAGAAACAGTTGCAGCATTAAGAACTGGAGCAGCTGCCATGAAGGCTGTGCAAAAAGCAAC GAAAATTGATGATGTTGACAAGACCATGGATGAGATCACTCAACAGACTGAGAACATGAGAATGATTCAGGAAGCCTTGTCCTCTCCAATTGGTGCAGCTTCTGAATTTGATGAG gACGAATTAGAAGCAGAACTTGAAGAACTAGAGGCTTGTGAGTTGGAAGAACAGCTTCTTCAGCCAGCAACTACAGCCCCTGCAGTCTCAGTACAGGCCCCAGCACCAGCAGAAAGGAAACCTACTCGCCCTGTAATGTCCACTTCAGAGTTAGATGAACTGACAGCATTGCAGGCTGAGATGGCACTTTGA